Proteins from one Deinococcus apachensis DSM 19763 genomic window:
- the coaE gene encoding dephospho-CoA kinase (Dephospho-CoA kinase (CoaE) performs the final step in coenzyme A biosynthesis.), which translates to MSTPSAPARPRRLGLTGSIGAGKSTVAGLLRARGLTVLDADEQAREVTHDPAVLAEIEAAFPGVVRDSQLDRAALAAAVFGEPARLAVLNAIIHPRVRAQMLALEQAAAARGEEWIVQDVPLLFEGGLEAQMDAVLVVDAPLDVRVARVTRRSGLTAEEVLARDARQMPGAEKRRRATVVLDNSGDLAALGAQVDAALAGLDIQGSAISDQQEKSPSTR; encoded by the coding sequence GTGTCCACCCCGTCAGCCCCCGCCCGCCCTCGCCGTCTGGGCCTGACCGGCAGCATCGGCGCGGGCAAGAGCACCGTCGCTGGCCTGCTGCGGGCGCGAGGCCTGACCGTCCTCGATGCCGACGAGCAGGCGCGCGAGGTGACGCATGACCCGGCTGTCCTCGCTGAGATCGAGGCGGCCTTTCCCGGTGTGGTGCGGGACAGCCAACTCGACCGGGCCGCGCTCGCGGCGGCGGTGTTCGGCGAGCCCGCCCGGCTGGCCGTGCTGAACGCGATCATTCACCCGCGCGTCCGGGCGCAAATGCTGGCCCTGGAGCAGGCAGCGGCGGCCCGCGGCGAGGAATGGATCGTGCAGGACGTGCCCCTGCTCTTCGAGGGCGGCCTGGAGGCGCAGATGGACGCCGTTCTGGTCGTGGACGCCCCGCTGGACGTGCGGGTGGCAAGGGTGACCCGTCGCAGCGGCTTGACGGCCGAGGAGGTGCTGGCGAGGGACGCACGGCAGATGCCCGGTGCGGAGAAACGGCGGCGGGCGACGGTCGTGCTGGACAACAGCGGTGATCTCGCTGCGCTGGGGGCGCAGGTGGACGCGGCGCTGGCGGGGCTCGACATTCAGGGGTCCGCGATCAGCGACCAGCAAGAGAAAAGCCCCAGCACTCGCTGA